The Cetobacterium somerae sequence AATAGTATTATTTTCATCATTAGAAGTACTAGAATTTGATGAAGTTTCATTAATTGTTTTATTTATTTGAATAAAAAATATTCCATTTTCTTCTCTAGTAGTAAATGAAAATCCCATTTCCTTAGAAAACTTTTCAATATTTTCCTTAGAAATTTTGTTATCTATAGAAACTTCAATTGAACCTTCTGTTATTTCTTTTAAAGCATTTTTTGTCATAATAACTGGTATAGGACAAGTTTGTCCAATAGCATTAACTTTTATCATTATTTCACACTCCTTGAAAAATTATACTTTTTTTAATTATACAATATTTATACAAAAAATTATACTTTAAAATTGATATAAATAGACAATAAAAAAATTGATTTTTTTTAGTAAAGGTGTTATTATAAAAATTGTTTTAAATATAATACAGTACGAGGAGTTGAGAATGAAAAAGAAGTATCTATCTGTGTCATCACTAGTAATGATGATATTCTTGGGAGTATTTGGATTTGGAAATATTGCCAATAATTTTAAAGAAGTAGGAATGTCATCCGCCACAATGTTGGTAATAGGAATATTATTTTATTTCTTACCACTTTGTTTAATAATGGCAGAATTTGGAGCGTATGCTCAAGATAGAACGAGCGGAATATATTCATGGATAGAGATAGGATTAGGAAAAAAAATGGCCTATTTTGCAATTTGGTCATATTTTATAGCAAATATATTTTATTTACCAACATTGGCAACAAGAGTGCCAACATACTTTAGTTTTGGGTTATTTGGAGATGCAAATATATCAAATATACAAACAGCTACTTTATCTTTAGTAGCATTGGTTATATCATTAATCATTGGTGTGAAGTATCAAAAAGCTATTGGAGCTCTTTCAAAGCCTATAGGTTATGTTTCTTTATTTACAGTTTTAATATTTTTAGTAGCTGGAATATATCTTCATTTAACAGGACAAGGAGCTACGAATTTAACAACTGAAATGTTTATAATAAAAACTACATCTAAATCGGATTTAGCTAGATCTTTAGGAACATTTTCATGGATATTATTTGCATTTGGAGGAGGAGAGGTAGTAGGACCATATGTAAATCAAGTAGAAAATCCAGAAAAAAACTTTGTAAAAGGATTACTTGTAGCTTCAATGTTAATAGGAATACTTTATGTTTTAGGAATTGTTTCAGTTTCAGCATTTGGAACGCAAGAGGATTTTTCAAAAATATCTTTAATAAACGCAGTTTTAGCAGGTTTTAAATTTATGGGAGATAAGATAGGATTAGGAATTTGGTTTGTTAAATTAATGGGAATAGCTTATTCTTTAATAACATTAGTAGCTCTTATTCTTTGGGGAAGTTCTTTAGCTGCTGGAGTATTCAGTGAGGCACCAAAAGGAACTTTTCCAGATTGGTTAACGAAGAAGTCTGATAAAAATGGGATTTTAAGAAACGCTTTAATATTTCAAACAATATTAGCGTTTTTATTCATAGCTCTTACAACTTTTGGAGGAGAGGCAGCAGGAGAGCTTTACTATAGAGTATACGATATGACAACGATGGCTTTAATTGTACCGTATTTTTGTTTAGGAATAAGTTACATATTCTTTAGAAAAAGAGGTTATGTATCACCGTTTCAAATATCAAAAGGGAACTTAATCCCTATTTTAGCAGGAGTATCAGTTTCAGCAATGACGTTTATAGCTTTTATTTTTGCAGGATATGATTTTACAGTGCCAATAGTAAAGCAGTTAGATAAAATGAAGTTATATTATGGTGGTCTATTAATGTTTATGTTAATAGGTGTAATTATTAAATTTTTAAGTGGAATAAATCATAAATCTAAAGAAAATAAGAAAAAATAGGTTAAATAAAAATGGAAGAACTCAAGTTCTTCCATTTTTATTATTTTGTTTTATTAAATTCAGTTTCAGCAACAACTTTTAATCTAGTTAGCTGATCTTCTAGAATTCTTTTATTAAAAACATTGAAAAGTTTATGTAATGAAGTTCCTTTTAATGTCCAAGCTGTTAGTATTAAGTGAGTTTTAGTTGGATTAACCTCTTCAAAATCATATTCAAGTTTAAAGTCTACCCATTTATCTCCTACTTCAATTTGGTACATTTTCCCCTCTTCATAAGCTAAAACTTTTCCACAATACTCCTCTTTAAAACCATACATTTTTATTTTTTCACAGAAAGTAGAACCAGTAACTTCTGGTGTATCTGTATGCTTCTCATCTTCTAAACCTGTAATCCAAAGAGCGTGCTTACTGTAATCAGATATAAGTTTAAATACAAAATCTTTTGGGGCTTCAATATCAATTCCTTGAACAAAAAATGGTATTTTTTCATTTAA is a genomic window containing:
- a CDS encoding amino acid permease produces the protein MKKKYLSVSSLVMMIFLGVFGFGNIANNFKEVGMSSATMLVIGILFYFLPLCLIMAEFGAYAQDRTSGIYSWIEIGLGKKMAYFAIWSYFIANIFYLPTLATRVPTYFSFGLFGDANISNIQTATLSLVALVISLIIGVKYQKAIGALSKPIGYVSLFTVLIFLVAGIYLHLTGQGATNLTTEMFIIKTTSKSDLARSLGTFSWILFAFGGGEVVGPYVNQVENPEKNFVKGLLVASMLIGILYVLGIVSVSAFGTQEDFSKISLINAVLAGFKFMGDKIGLGIWFVKLMGIAYSLITLVALILWGSSLAAGVFSEAPKGTFPDWLTKKSDKNGILRNALIFQTILAFLFIALTTFGGEAAGELYYRVYDMTTMALIVPYFCLGISYIFFRKRGYVSPFQISKGNLIPILAGVSVSAMTFIAFIFAGYDFTVPIVKQLDKMKLYYGGLLMFMLIGVIIKFLSGINHKSKENKKK
- a CDS encoding SRPBCC family protein, with protein sequence MELKELNEKIPFFVQGIDIEAPKDFVFKLISDYSKHALWITGLEDEKHTDTPEVTGSTFCEKIKMYGFKEEYCGKVLAYEEGKMYQIEVGDKWVDFKLEYDFEEVNPTKTHLILTAWTLKGTSLHKLFNVFNKRILEDQLTRLKVVAETEFNKTK